From Cervus elaphus chromosome 10, mCerEla1.1, whole genome shotgun sequence:
CAAGCCCAGGGTCAGCCCTCCAGGCCTCTCCGGCCGGGTTAGGGTGGGGGCCACGCTAGCCTTGGCACCCGGCACCTCCCCCTTACAAGCGCGCCCCTGCTCTCGGCCccttccctttccacgtgctacggCCTCAGCTCATCCGAGGGCGTCCCCTCCCGCTCTCGATCCCTATTTCCCCTGAGTGTGGCCCGAAGGAGGGTGTCCTCAGCCCCCCGCCGTGGAAGCCGCGCACCCTGAAGTGGCCTAAGGGCGGCGCTCGCCGCGGGGTCCGCTCGCACAGGTGAGGGGGAGAAGGGCCCGGCCCTAGAGAGCAGcgcaggtgggggaggggctcccGGGTTTCGGTGCTTTTGTCCCGGGCAGGGGGAGGGGCGCTTAACCCTTCCGTCGAAGGACCCCTTCAGGGCCCCGGCTCGGGTGCAGgcgtccccccgcccccaggggcTCGCGGTCAAATCAGCGCAGGTTCGTCCCACGCACCGCAACCCAACTCTGCCACGCCCCACGCGCCCCGCAATCCCAGGTGTCTACCCCTTCCCCCACGACAGGCGCACCTGCCCAGGCTCACCTGAGAAGGAGTACACGGAGATTCTGAGCCGCCGGCAGAGTGTGGAAATGGGCGCGGAGGCGGGGGTCTTTAAAGAGGCAGTGACGTCACCGGACCACCgccctggggaggggcagagacCCTCGTCTGACTGGCGGCGAATCCCAGCCTGGTCAGTAAGGGGCGCTCGAGCCAGCAGCCTCCGCTCGCACACCTCTGGCCCAGGCGCCTGGTAGCAGCTGGCTGCAGTTCCGCCCGCTGGGAGGACGCGCGGTGTGGAGCCGAACAGAGCTCGGGTCCGGACTCCGGAACTCACCTAAACTTCCCGAGCCTCGTTTCACTCCGAAAAAGGGAGACAGCATTttaccagtcaatcctgaaagaaaccaatcctgaatattcattggaaggtctgatgctgaagctccagtactttggccacctgatgcgaagagtgaagtaaagtgaaaagaagtgaaagtggcggccgactctttgcgagtccacggactgtacagtccatggtctcccgcattgcaaccttaccagctgagccacggggaagcccaagaattctggagtgggtaactatcacttctccagagaaccttcccgacccaggaatcgaaccggggtctcctgcatggcaggaggattctttaccaactgggctatcaaggaagccctgatgtgaagagaggacttattggaaaagaccctgatgctgggaaagattgaaggcaggaggagaaggggacgacgacagaggatgagatggttggatggcatcaccagtgactcgatggacatgagtttgagcaaactcaggggagatagtgaaggacagggaggtctggcgtgctgcagtccatggggtcgcaaagagtcggacaccactgagagactgaacaacgaACATCAACAAATGTCCTAAGGTAGAAATGAAACGACACAGTAGTATTACATTTGTTATATTATTATACCCTCGGGGCCCTTAAGAAAGCTGCAGTTATCTCTGAGATGGGTTATTTCGTGTCAGACCAGCCCCCTCGCCCAACACACACCTCCCGGGCTTCAGCCACCGAGAAGGCAAGGCCACATCTGCCTCCCTTTGGCATTCTGGCCGCTCGGGCGCAGAGGAGGCGTTTGTTGAGCGAATGCCTGAACTtagcgggcggggcggggcgggacgGGGCGTCTAGGGGCGGATCGTGGGGGGCAGGCCGAGACCAGGGGTCCGCCCCggaaggcgggggcgggggcggggccgcctCTCTGTACCCGGGTCCGCGGGTGGCGAGCGCAGACGGCAGCGGCCGCCAGACGAGCACCATGGCTCCCTGCCCGCTACGCCCGCTGCTGCGGCTCCTCGTGCTGGGGCTCGGGCTGGCGCTGCTGCGCGCCGCGGCCGGGGAGCGAGTGCCAGGTATGCCGGTCCCCGGCCGGGCGGGAGGGCGTGGGAGCGGGGGGAGTCCCCTGGCCGGGATCGGGGAGCCGGCACCAGGAGCCTGGAGGCGGGGCAGAACCGGGGGACCAGGCAGACACGGGGATCCGGGGTCAGACAGTCCCCAGACTCGGCCTCCCCAGATCAGGAGAGGTCCCATCCCGCTCCCAGATTCTTCCATAGTTCGGGCCTCAGTTTCCCGCCTGTCCGACGTGGGGGGCGGGGTGTTTCTGTCCTGAGAGTCTGGACTCGGAAGTGGAGAGAGAAAGTTTGAGGGAGGGATGTCTCGTCTGGTAAGGCGGCACGCTCCCAACCTGATCAATACCAGTTCTGCCCACCCCACCTTGACCTAAGAGTGGGGGGGCTGTTGAGGGGCACGGAGGTCTGTGCCTCCTATACCTTGTGGGGTACCCCCTTCCATCCGGTGACTTCAGTGCCCAGCTATTCGGGGGGAGGGACCGGGATCGGGCCCAGTGCCCGGGAATGAGTCACCCGCCGGcagcgcggggcgggggcgggggggggcggttaTGGGGAactgaccgcccccccccccccgagcgTCCCGCACTTTGCCCCCCACTCCCCCGCGCTGCCGTGTCCCGGTCGGGCCGTGCGGTCACCTGTGAGGAATGCGGAGGGCGCCGGTGACTCACGTTATTCGAGCCGGGCCGACCCTGACCTCAGCCCCCAAAATAgccgcgccccgcccccagcctctgACCCGCGTCCCCCTCCCCAGGCACCACCCCCTGCTCTCGCGGCAGCTCCTGGAGCGCGGACCTAGACAAGTGCATGGATTGCGCCTCGTGCCCGGCGAGACCGCACAGCGACTTCTGCCTGGGCTGTGagtgggggcggggccggggcgagCGGACCCCAGGCTAGGGGGGAGGCTTCCGGGGTGGAAGGGGGAGCAGGGGACTTGAGATCTGGGGAATTAATCGGGGTGGGGTGGAGGCTGGAGTGAGGAAGGGGCTCTCACCAGGGTAGGGACCTGGGGGAGGGAAGCCTGGAGGTTCCGATCTAGGGGGCGGGGCTGGCCTGAGAGGGGCGTGGTCTGACCTGGAGTCCCGCCCCCAGGCGCTGCGGCCCCTCCCGCCCCCTTCAGGCTGCTGTGGCCCATCCTGGGGGGCGCCCTGGGGCTGGCCCTCGTGCTGGGGCTGCTTTCTGGCTTCCTGGTCTGGAGACGGTGCCGCAGGAGAGAGAAGTTTACCAGTGAGTGTGTCCCCGCCCACCCGATGGCCCCCCATCATTCCTCAACATCTCCCCCACTCCTGACACCCCTCTTCTTATCTTGCAGCCCCCATCGAGGAGACCGGTGGGGAGGGCTGTCCTGGCGTGGCCCTGATCCAGTGACAGGGCGCGCCCCCTGCCAGCAGGAGGCTGTGCCCgctcatcattcattcattcattctggagcCAGCCCCAGCCTCCCAGACACAGCCAGAGCCAGGCTGCTCCAGCCACAGGGGTGTGGAGGGATGGGGGACAGTGAATCACCTCTCTAAGGTCCGGCCCCAAGCTTCCGAAGAGCCTTCCAAGGTGTCTGACCGCCCTGTCTCTGGCTCCAGAATAGAAAAGGAGACCCTGGCTGGCTCACACCAGACAGCTGACGCTAAGGAACTGCAGCATTTGCACAagggtccccacccccacccacaccatggcctgggggccaggctgacCTCAAGGACCGACACAACACCAGGTCCCACCCACTCAGATGTACTGAAATTCCACCACTTGGGGTCTCAGCCTGGAGGGGTTAGGGACCTGTTCCTAACACTAGAGGGCTGGCCCTCTAATGGGGCTGGCCCTAAGACACTGCCCCCTTGGACCTCCTAACACAGGGGGAGATATTTATTTAGGGAGAAAATGTGGAGGGGGAGagaatttattaataaaagaatcTTTAACTTTAAATGGTTTGGAGAGTGGCATGATCCCAGCCTGACTTCCCAGAGCTGGAGGGGAGGAGTGAGTCACCGCGGGGGTGGGGGCGAGGCTCTGACTCACACATTCTCAATGCCTGAGCCCAGCCTGCCAGGACCTGGCCAGCCGAGACCGTTTTCCAGGGAAGTGCTTGAGGAGAAATCCGGCATCCAgcacccctccctgccctcccttccccaaAGAGCCTGGGTTCCAGATTGAAGCTTTCATTCACTCAGCAGTCTTTATTCAGTTCTCAGCAGGGAGGGGATGGCCTCCTTTCCCATGTCCCTGCCCCTTCCACCTCAGGGCTCTGTGTGTGAGGGGAGGTCCTGGTGCCCAGAGGCCTGGTCTGGAGGAAAAGCAGGGCAGGTGGTCCCTTCGTGGGAGTGCTGCTCTCCCTTGTTGaggggaaagaaggaagtgggggggaggcaggggcacTGCTCCCCAGATCTCAGAGCTCCATCATGTCCCCAGCTGGGGTTGCAGGATAGTGGGGGGTGGGAGTGTCCCCCAGCCTCAGCAGCCGGAGAGCCTCAGGGATCAGGTTCCCAGGGTAGCGCCAGAGAAGCAGCTCAGAGCAAGGgcttctggaagaggaaataacgGCACAGGGGCAGAGGCTGGCCTG
This genomic window contains:
- the TNFRSF12A gene encoding tumor necrosis factor receptor superfamily member 12A, translating into MAPCPLRPLLRLLVLGLGLALLRAAAGERVPGTTPCSRGSSWSADLDKCMDCASCPARPHSDFCLGCAAAPPAPFRLLWPILGGALGLALVLGLLSGFLVWRRCRRREKFTTPIEETGGEGCPGVALIQ